From the Vigna radiata var. radiata cultivar VC1973A unplaced genomic scaffold, Vradiata_ver6 scaffold_222, whole genome shotgun sequence genome, one window contains:
- the LOC106753355 gene encoding protein PLASTID REDOX INSENSITIVE 2, translating into MLLLNSSPLTITFYHRKPFSSNALILHHSFSLTMSPSSSFCLSVQPIFTNSFTCTLTHSPNQMYVYPDPIPEFAESESQKFKVELFQKLSEDVDEFGDDLDEVVAVCTQIFSEFLHKDYGGPGTLLVEPFTDMMVALKKKKLPGAALAARASLLWAQKYVDKDWDVWNSTLK; encoded by the exons aTGTTGCTTTTGAATTCCTCTCCCTTGACGATTACTTTCTATCATAGAAAACCATTTTCTTCAAATGCTCTTATCTTGCACCATTCTTTCTCACTCACAATGTCACCCTCTTCTTCGTTTTGCCTCAGCGTCCAACCCATTTTTACAAACTCCTTCACTTGCACTCTTACACATTCACCCAACCAGATGTACGTGTACCCTGACCCAATTCCCGAATTTGCAGAATCC GAGAGCCAGAAGTTCAAAGTTGAACTCTTTCAGAAGCTTTCCGAGGACGTGGACGAGTTTGGGGATGACCTTGATGAGGTTGTTGCCGTTTGCACTCAG ATTTTTAGTGAGTTTTTGCACAAGGACTATGGGGGTCCTGGGACATTGTTGGTGGAGCCATTCACGGATATGATGGTTGCtctaaagaagaagaaattaccAGGAGCAGCCCTGGCTGCAAGAGCATCACTATTATGGGCAcaaaaatatgttgataaagATTGGGATGTTTGGAACTCAACACTAAAATGA
- the LOC106753356 gene encoding uncharacterized protein LOC106753356, with amino-acid sequence MGNCQAVDAAALVIQHPSGKIERLYWPVSASEVMRTNPGYYVSLIIPLAVPQGQNQDQKTVLFTRVKLLRPNETLTLGHAYRLVTTQEVVKALKAKKHAKMKKPHGKTVDSMQIMQLEKASPDGETGGMLDTGNIYQGMRADRYRLMNSTHAALKLKSWRPSLQSISESSS; translated from the exons ATGGGGAATTGCCAAGCCGTGGATGCTGCAGCTCTTGTGATCCAACACCCATCTGGGAAGATAGAGAGGTTGTACTGGCCAGTCAGTGCAAGTGAGGTTATGAGGACTAATCCTGGCTATTATGTGTCTTTGATCATACCATTGGCTGTGCCACAAGGGCAGAATCAGGACCAGAAGACGGTGCTTTTCACCCGAGTGAAGCTGCTCCGCCCCAATGAGACTCTAACTCTTGGCCATGCTTACAGGCTGGTCACTACTCAAG AGGTTGTGAAGGCTTTGAAAGCAAAGAAACATGCAAAGATGAAGAAGCCTCATGGGAAGACAGTGGATAGTATGCAAATAATGCAACTGGAAAAGGCAAGTCCAGATGGTGAGACTGGAGGGATGTTGGACACAGGAAATATATATCAG GGAATGAGGGCAGACAGATACAGGCTAATGAATTCCACACATGCTGCTCTTAAGCTGAAATCATGGCGTCCCTCTTTACAGAGCATCTCAGAGTCTAGCAGCTGA